TGTAGTGAGTGGTCGCGGTCGTTTACACAACTTAGAACGCTTACttgaaaaaattttcatGTTGAATAGCTTTTAGAAATAGCTACTAAAAGCTGACACGCAATGTGAATAGTATAACTAGCTTAAAATGTAGCAGAATGCCAACTGCCTCACAATGATTAAGATTCATGAATAGCTTAGTTATTATTTGCTTATTTCAACTCACTCTTTCGAGGCTATAGTGCTGAGACAGCATTAATTCGTAGTTTAAAAGTAACATCGTGACAAAATGTCAACCACAGGGCAAATGCCGGTAATGCAGACCATTATTATAAAAGTAGGAAACGATTTTTGGCCTCTATTATTGGAATTGTAGTGTTCGGAGTTTTTAAGGCTTCTATAGCTTTTGCAAATAACCTTGTTGTATTAATCTTTCTACATCAGTTTGCCTGACGAAGAACTGCGAATCCTTTATCAGATTGAACACCCCATACTCAGTTTGAATCTCACCTGCATCCTTCAATACCCTCACATCAATGAAGACGTCGCTTGGAGGCGAAAGACTGCCAGATAAATCTATATCCACGAGATCGCCTGTTTTCATATCAGATATCAGCTGAGAGTATTCCATTATATATTCCTGTTCTGGATGGGAAAGATTACTACTGCTATGATTTGTACTACCCATAGAGCTGAGCATTTCCATCCCATTATTATCCCAAACTATCGAATCCAATATGTCACTTCTTGTTTTCTCGTAGGCCAGAAGACATCTCTTATTCCTTTCAATACAAAGCATGGTAACAAAATATTGACACTTGAATAGTTTTCCACTTTCAGTTTGCTCTTTTAGATACTCGGCGTTACGCTGTAGATGAGCTACCTCCTTTAATATCGAACGTACCATTTCTTCTTGATACATGGGTAATTGAGCAGGGGAGCTGGAGCTCATGAGCTGCTGCGTTCTTTTGGCTTCCCGAATTAACTTATTACCCAAATCACCATACATATCTCTCTAGTTTAATCGGGTACTCAAAACTGTTGAGTAGTAGTGGCCTTTGTAGGTATTCTAATATTTTCAAACGCGTAAAAACTGATTCTGTTTGTTTGAGTTAACGATAACGAAAGACCTGGAGGCTTGAATGGGCTGGAATCATGCCTAAGCGCGTATATGGCAAGTTCAGGAAGCTGAGCAATGTACTGAATACCGTTTCAGATCATGATATTAAGGATGACAGTTGGTTCAGTGATGATGACGAGAACACGGACAGGCTGATTAGTGACGACACAACAAAAGTCAATGTTACTCCCGAACTAGATCTCCAAGGAAGTGAACCAGGTTTTTCAGAAGCTAAGAGTGGAAGTACTAAATTGGTGTGCGATGATGTGGTTTGGGAGTTCTTGGAGAAACCATCGCCTGTAAGGAAGAGACCACGCAGAATTGCTACAGTGGAAAATGACGATAGCTCAGATACGTTAATGAACCAGGGCTATAAAAAAGCATTAAATACTGTGCGAGATATACTAGGCTCGATAAAACCGTCTCAGGGACTTGTGCTGGATATGGAAGCTTTGAGAGGTGATGTGGATGAGCAGGAGGAGGACACAGGGTGCGTGAAATACGGAAGGACAAGAACTATACTTGTGAAAAAACATGAGTCTtcagatgatgatgaggaagGCTCTGGCAATGGAGctgttgatgaagaagggGACAAAGATGATCCGGAATCAGGCAATATGGTATCACAGCACTTTAATCAGCTGAAGGCGATGGGTGGGAATCTGAAATACCAAAACGACTTAGACTTTATTCTACACGGCGATGCCTCAATTACTCCAGGAAAAAGAAGGACAGAAATGTTGCGTCTTTGCCTTGATATAACAGCTAATGATAAGTTACGCCAACATATAATAAAATATTACCATTACGATGTTTGGAAATGGTGTATTAGAGTTCTAGATCCCAAAGATCTCGTAACGAGTTTTCTACAATGCTTCATCATGGATAAAATTCCGTTACCTACTAATGACAAGACATGGTCAATGGTGTCCATCTCCGAATTTATTTTACAATTGGTAACGGACGCTTTGACGACGCCGAAAATAAAAGGTTCAAGGTTGGTTAAACATAATTATAAAGACTTCTTAGGTGCTATAGAATGTGATACGCCGTCTCAATTCGCAATTCATATATGGGATAAGTATATTCCACCAATGACTGACGATCCAAAAGTGATTCCATTACTGTTACATAGACTAGGCGACCGTGATCCAAAGACTATTTCGCCTTTGCTGTCGCTATTGGAGAGGCATCTTCCTGCAATAGAAAGCACCCAAGATGCTTTTGAAGGCAACTACTCCAAGTTATTTCAGCTATTGATACCATTATGGCCAGACTGGCGTCAGAATGAGTATTATGTAAAGTGCTTCATTAAGTTGACTAACAGTTCTCATTTACTGGCAAAGGTTGAGAATAAAAGCATGCTACTGCAGCAATCGATCTGTTATATAAATGAAAGGCAAAGCACTCTTTGGACTCACACAGACCCGTCCTGCATTGACATTGTGATCCTCCACCTAGGACTGTGCCTCAATCTAATTGTTGAAATCACATCGATAATAACCGACACCGAACTACAAAGCATGAAAAGCATATTCAAGGAGATTTCTCAACGGATAGCAGACGGTCAAATGTCGTTCATGGCGAATTTGTTCCTGCTCATTTTTGCATACAGTGTTCATAAGAAAGACCTGGAACTGAACGCTACAGAGCATAAATATCTTATCTCAAAACTAAAAGCTTTCTCAATGGATGTCAACTCTTACAATGAAAGCATTTTCGAACGCACTAATTACATTCTGGAACAACTTCAATTAACCGAAACAATTAAATAGAGCTAAACCACACAAAAAGTAACTTTTTAAGTCTATGTGCCTCAAAAGTTTAATGGGTTATGGGGCTCTTCTAAATATTTCCCAAGTTTCCGACTCTGAGTTTCTCTTAAATACAATTCGATCATGAAGTCTACAAGGTCTTCCTTGCCAAAACTCAATTTCTAAAGGTATAACCCTTAAACCGCCCCAGTACTCAGGACATGGAATATCCTCAACGCCCTGAAACCTTTTCTCATTCTCATTAACCCTGCTATCCAATTCTGCCCGATTTTCTATACGCTGTGACTGGGGCGACGACCATGCCCCAATCTTCGAGCCACGAACTCTGGTCTTGAAGTAGTGCTCAGAGACATCTCTCGTTACATATTCAGTAAAACCTTCTATCCTTACCTGCCTTTGCAAAGATTTCCAGAAGAAGGTTATAGCTGCATTGGGATTACTATTAATATCGCGAGCCTTCTTTGACGTACTCCAGTTAGAAAAGACTATAAAGCCCCGAGAGTCTAATTCCTTGAACAGAACTACTCTTGAGGATACCCTACCGCTTGGTAATTCTGCTGTAGCAAAGTTGACGGCTTCAGGCATACTCTCTTCAGGGTCATTTTTTGCCTCTTCAAACCACTTAGTGAACTGTTCCAGCGGGTCTTTTGAGATATCTTCCATATGTAAAGCAAACTTGTCATATTGGAATGTTTCAGGCGCAAAGATAATGGGATTATTGGAAGTCATCGATGATTGCGAAGGTACTTAATAAGAATGCAATATCATAATGGTTATTTCTTCCAATGAGTACAAGCTGTAAAAACTCTAAAATAGACATAATTGAGACGTTAGTAATGATGATATCAAATGACCCATCTTTATATAGAAATGGTTTATAAGGACGGCTGCTGCACCCGCTTGATATTAATGGCGGTTTCGAGATACAACACAAGATGCTGAGCAGCATACTAGTCTCCAATTGTACACAAAACCTTAGATGGTTTACCCGCAGCTTTAGATAGTCATTTAGTAACAGTGCTACGACACGGATTTACATAATGGTATAGTCAAGATTAACTTTAATAATAGTGTAATCAATACATAATGGTATTGATTCTAGATTGAAAGTTTTCCAAAAATTGTGTCCTAGAAGAGAACATACAAATCGCGCTTAGTAGTTGCCCCAAGATGAGGTAACTACCTGATAAAGTATTAATCAAGCTGGTAAGCTCAATCTCTCCCCCGGAGATAGAACAGTCTGTAGCCCTTTGTCGGTGAATGGTTTATTCACTACAGGATATGAAAAACCAATAAAAAGTATCCAGTTGAGGTTGCTAACAGGAGAATTACAGTCTTCAGGCCAAGTCACAGAAGGACTTGCAATACATCCGCAGGTTCACCGAGGTCAACCTGTTAGCTTTAAGGATTAACGATGGCCTAGGCTTTTCTCGCAGGCTCTTAACCCGATCTAGCTGGCCAAAAGTTCCAATAGAGTTCCTTTTTATAGACCAAATCCCAATAAGCTGTTAAGGATGCTGAAAATGCCAGAGAACTTCAGATAGGATAAGTAACCCTTAGACTGCCTGCCAACATCTACTTCCAGTGATTACCTCCAGCATTCTAAAATCGCAGAttcagcggtgtggtgtatgggtctttcagcggACTTGCTCACTTAATCAAGAACCTAGCTCAGTAGAGTCTAGGATAACTCTCTCCCTGCAGATGGTGATCCTTAGAGATTAAGCACTTGTTTAAAGTGAACAAGATGCAATTCCGACCTTAGGATTACAGACCTTGCCACGAGAAGGCGTTCTAATGCCTGAATGTAACTTGTAGAGGTGAAAATTCTCTagtaaaaaaaaataacTTAAACTTCCGGGGGCCTCCCGTTCCATAGTGTTCGACGGGTCAATAAAGTACAATACAGACATGCTACCATTGAAATTCAGGTAGACTGTTTCTCTCCATTATCAATTCCCTCCTCTACTGCTTCTTGAGTAGTATTAACATCTATATCTTGTAGGGATGAGTTTAGAGCATCAGTACCGTTGGGAGCGCTACCAGTAACCAAACCATCGTAAAATACTTTCCATAATTCAGATACACTTTCCATCTCCTTTCCAACTGCAATGGAATTTTCAAGCGATATATTGAGCCCATTTAGATTATTTAAGATCGAGTCCATTGTTTCATTGATCTCCCTAATAAGCAGCTCTCGCTGTTCTACAAAATATTTATCTGAAGCAGACACATCTGTACCAGGCGCATCTTTAGGCATTCTAACGAAGTTAAGATTAGCTCTCTCTTTCTGCATCGCCAGGTTGACCTATTGAATGTCCCATTATATCGTTGATATTATGGAGAGCATTTGTTATGATGACGTCACGTACATAGTGACCACATACCAGTGTTTCATGTCGAAGCCGGTTAGCATATAAATGGCGAACTTGAGTCCGTGGCTAGTCTGTTGATGTTTAGAATTCCTTCAATAGTCGTTTAATCGATATAGCTGTGCGCCTGCCCGGTGCGTTAAATTGTTGGTGGTGAAGCCCTAATCGGCGTAACTTTTTATTATGTAACTATGGCctataaaaaaatttaaaTACTAGTTAATACATTGCAGCTACAGTTTACTTTTACTTCAAAATAATAAACATCACCAGTATCATTGGCTGTCTGTCTTTCACCAACAGACGGACGGTCTCTCTAAGCTGGGAGAATGGAATTTCGATACTAATCGAGAAGAATAACTTAAGTTCTGTTGCTCTTGGAAGTATCTACCCAGAGTTACACTAATGTTGTTCATAAATTAATGTATTGTAGCGTAAATATTTGTTTTCTTGCTTATTGAATGTAATGAAAAGGATCAGAAGCGTTTGACTTGTGCTAACTAATTAGTAGATAAATTATACAAAAACAATTACAACCGTTTTCATTATCCGAAACATTATAATGAAGGTAAACCAACTATGCTGAATCACAAACCTTTATTACAGATTAAAAACCAAACTTAACAAATATAATGAAATCCACTCTGCGTTTGTTTGATTGGAGTTAGTAATTACTCACTGACATCATCGTCACCGTAAACCGGCTCAACATCGAAAATTAACTCGTATTTGCGCCATTTCTTCCGTAACTCATCACTAGGGTCATTAAACCTCGACtcattttctttttcaaaCTCATCAACCCACTCCCACGCTGTTTGGAATTCAGAAACGGAATCCAAGTACTCCATTAGTTCGTCATCTTCGTAAACCAAAGGATGATCACTTGTTAGGTGGTTCCAAATTACTAACAAATAAAACTTGAGCGATTTTAAACCACGCAAGAAACCCCTATCTTCAAGTTCTGGGTTCTTTGGACGGATTTTGAAGGTATCTATTGATGTGTCCATATCTTTTTTTGTTACACAGCGTGCGAAGTCTATCAAGTTTAGTTTTACTTTGCACCTTTTGCTGCATGAGTTATTACCGTCGTACATCAACAGTAAAGATGCTCCATACATACGATAAGACTTCAATTGAGCTGCTTCGTTGTGTAATGTATCCAATTGCTTAATCAGAAAGGGTATTTGTTTCAATATGCTTCTGTTGGACATGCCATCGTATAAAAACCTTGCAAGTATACGCACAAATTGCCAGCCTATTTTCACGCGACGACCAAAATACTTGTCTCTTGTAATGTAATAATCTTTGTTCCAAATCTTTAGCCCACAAATGCGAACACCTAATTTACGAGAAGTTGTATTTCTACACTTTTCTCGCTGTGATAATTGTTTTGATCTTTTTGCATCCACGCCATATTGGCGGGTACCCATTTTTAAGTCTAGCACACATGGCTTATTTAATTTCCTAGTCAAATCCTCTAGTAAAATGAACTTAGAAACTACCGTGTGGGACTGTTCTTCATATGAAATAGATTCATGCGCGGTATGCTGTGGCCGTGACTTCGGTGAGTTTGCTACAGATAGCGCAGATGAATCATCGTCTTCTGCAAACAACTCTGATTTGTCCGCACATATTCCTTGCTTAATTTCCCGTAGATCAACCAAAGAGTTACGAGAGTCTTGCCTTTTCTTGCGCGAGGAATGCTGAGCAGCAGACGATGAGGTAGAAGATGATCTTGATTGCTTATTCGCTGGTACGTTCGTTAAACAGTCGCTTGATTGTATCCTAATTTTGCCGCCGTTATCATTTGGATTACTGCTATGACGCATATGATGGATTATTTGGCGAAATTGAGAGCGACCGGTATGTTGCAAATTTTGCTGAGACTTAGAAGCTACCGTTGGTTGACCGAAGACCTCTTCGATGACTAATTCTTTCAATCTAGTGTTAACAAGCGTAGATCCTGTTTCATTAGGTGCAAGCAGGGGCAAATTTCCACTCCCACGTGCCTTGGTCAATAAATTGCTTCCACTGTTATGTCTCGAGTTGAGCAATGAATCTTCGCTTGGTACTGAAGAAGGCGAATGGGAATACCTACACCACAGGGAATCTGGAATGATATGCTTATTATCATCAAGGCATACTTCCGGTAACGGTGTTTCTTCCACAATTTGCGGAGATGAAATTTGCTCAATAGGATCGATCTCAGGCGATAGAACTCTATCCAAATGGTTATGTCGCAAAGTTTCATCAATCGCTTCTGGACTAGCAATCGTATTGTATAACTTAGTCTTCTTTGCTGACAAGTGATTTAAAAATTCTTCTTTTGAATTAAAGTGCTGTCTTACATTCAAGACACCAATATAACGAGGCATAAACTGTAGTAGACCAGGATGCTTTAGTTCTATTGTTTCATACCAACTATTCTCCCGGTTCACAAGGGCTTTACAAACAGCGCGTTCGCTGAATCGAAATATCGCTGTGTGCCCACCAACATTATCGGTAAATGGCTGTAACTCTACTTTTAGAGGAAATTCTTGAGTTTCATCAGAGGATAAAGCGttatcttcatcttcagagTCCACAACTGCGGAATAATTAGACTGTGATGCAAGTGAGATATCAGTAGGTACACCCTCAGTAGCCTCGGACTGCACTGACTGCTGCGATTGAGGAAGCAGAGATTCCGAATGCAACGAATGAAGTGCAGAAAGTTGTTCATCTTTCAGCTTGTGCGGATAATAAATGGCCGAAGATATCGGCTTCGAAACCGATTCTCTAAACACCAAAGGAGTCGGCTCGTCATCCGTATAAAGTTCTAAATCTTGTTGCTCAACTGACTCCACAGGATAACCCGTACCAGGTTTGCAGATTCGAACATCACCTACTTCCTCACACTCCGCTAGTAGTGCTAGCTCATTTTCAcgcttcttctttttcttcttcttcttcaacagtTCCTCCGCATTCGATTTCTCCTCCCCATCAGACCCATCAGACTGCTTCTTACCTGTTATTCCATCAATCGGGGGTGAATTATCAAAAATACCCAAAAATGTGCTCGCCTTCCTCCCATGTAAAACTCTATGACCTTGAACTTCATCAGTAGATTCAGCAAGCCCATTATGCTCCTTCCCAGCAACTACAGTATCCCGTACTGTTTCCTGCTGCTCTTTAAAATTCATGATATATGATCACCCAATTTAGTTTTATAATTCTAATAAATGAATGCTTTTATGCTATGCCAATCCTGTCAGCACTAATGCTCCCACAACAAAGTCACACACAAAGGAAATAATAGCCGAGTCAATTTACAACGAACATATACTTCTCAAAACTACTCGATGTAAACCGCTAATTCCTCTCCTATCCGTCACTGACGTGCTTGACCCCTTCTCAGGAAATAAGCTATGCATAAATACAGACGTTTTATGGCTTATCATTCATATATGATTGATAACTTATGGCATCTTGTTGACGTTGGTCATTTTTCTGAAGCCCATTCCACGGgaaaaagaaaagaaaacGTACGACAAGCATGAAAGAACATGAACACAGGACGTAACTACGTAATATTAGCCCGGGTTTACTCGATCCTCGGCATGTAGTACCAGTGCCGCCATTGCGATGGTATGCGGGTGACCTAGGTCTTTATaagcagcaacagcagcatTTGTAGCCGAGACGGAGAACTTTGCGACCATGTCACGTGATTAATGCGAAAAAGTAGCGGTATAGACGTACTCCGGGATGATTAATGGCGCGTGGATCGTCATGTAGAGAAACGTGGGTGGGATCAGCAAGTACGGAGCTGCAATGCAAAATTTGAGGGTTGCGTACTAGGTAACAGTACCGATCAGGTGATCGCCCAGGGGCCACGTGTAGCGTTGACGTTTCGATACCACCATAACAAGCTCGCGTGGCGTAATGGCAACGCGTCTGACTTCTAATCAGAAGATTGTGGGTTCGACCCCCACCGTGAGTGGTTTATTTTTTGCAGAGATTTTGCAAATTTCAACGATCAAACGGCCATGGCACGTGACCACAAGCCAATCAGCGAGCGATATTTGGAGGAACCTGTGCACCGCACTATGTGTCCTTCGAGGAAAGCTTCACGCCCATAATACCGAGGTTTTCAATGTAACGTCCTTTATGAATACTGCTGGAAGAAGAGATCGAGGCTATTCACGAAACCAAGGATTTGCATATAATGTTTGCTAGTGTTAGGGGTGCATCCATTGCCACTGTGCGTGGGCTGCAGAGAAACTATGCCACTTTGAGAGAAATTGAAACAAGGTTGAAGTCTATTAAGAACATTGAAAAGATTACCAAAACAATGAAGGTTGTTGCTTCTACCAGATTGTCAAAGGCTGATAGGGCTAAGCAAACTGCCAGAAAGTACTCCGAAGCGGACACTGATTTTTACAAGCATGCTGCTACTACTTTCGATGCTGCTCAGGAGAAAAGTTTGATTATTGCAATCACCTCTGATAAAGGTTTGTGTGGTTCTATTCACTCTCAATTGGCCAAGAGCGTCAGAGCGCAATTAGCAAAGACCCCTGAAGCCGATCTTATTACCATTGGTGACAAGGTTAAGAACCAACTTCTCAGATCAAATCCACAGAACTTGAAGATGTCTTTCAATGGTATTGGTAAGGAAGCTCCAAACTTTGAAGAGTCTGCATTGATTGCAGACAAAATCTTGCAATTCGGTGCTGGAAAATACTCCAAGGTCACGGTTTTCTACAACCGTCCAATTTCTTCTTTGTCCTTTGAGCCTTCCCAAAAGACTGTATACAATCCTCAAGCCATTGAGAGCTCTCCTTCTATCTCTAAGTATGAAATTGATGGTGATGCAGGTGTTTCTCAAGACTTGTTTGAATTCACTTTGGCTAACCAGATCTTGTCTGCTATGGCCGATGGTTATTCCGCTGAAATCTCTGCCAGAAGAAATGCGATGGATAACGCTTCCAAGAACGCTGGTGAGATGATTAACAAGAACTCCATTCTATACAACAGAACCAGACAAGCTGTCATCACCAACGAATTGGTAGATATCATTACTGGTGCATCATCCTTGGACTGAGAATGAAGCGCTTTACCTGCCTTCAAATTTTCCAATTCATTTCATGTGTCCATTTGGCGCAGTATCTAACGAATTTTCCACTTCACACACATAAAATCGTACCTTAGACTAGCGCAGAAAAGTGGATGTGCGAGAGGGTTCACCTGCGCTGCCTGATAAAGTATATAACACATGTTTCAGACTATCTACTATATACTTAATGATCTACATTCTTTGTTAAGATGTGATGTTTTTTCCTTTACTGTGTACCTAGTTTTAGCATTGTGTGGGAGCTTGACAAAGTTGAAACAAAACTAATACCAACATGAATAGTTCATGTTCAGTGTTCGTTTCGTAACTTCAACTCATGAAGGACCACTAAATGTATAAATATGCAGCTAGAAAACCTCTAGCTGTACCCCTTGTGGCTTCCATGTAGAAGTAACAGCTATTACTACTCAACGTCAGATATAAAATGTTTGGAATAACGTTTTTCGTTTTAAAAAGAATGCCAAGGGTCTTCACCCTGATGTTCAGTTTTATAACTGTCTTTCTAACCGTCTTCCTGCTGCTTGGATGCCATGACCCTGCACAACACTCCACATATGTCACAAGGTATCAGTTTAATAAGGCATCACCTTTATATCCGGTGATCCAAAACTCATTCGCTGCAGACAATGCAACTAAAGGATTAGAGAAAGTAAGAGTCTATGTGGGGTATCTTGGAGTATGTGTGAGAGACATACCGCCCGCATATTCGTCAGAATCTATTGCGTGTTTTGGTCGAAAGAACTTCACCTCATCGCCCCTTTACGACGCCTTAAACATCAAGGTCTTCAATATTCCATCCGCTAAGAGTGAGGACTCTAAAAACACTCAATTGAACATGTTAGAATTAGCACATATTCAAGTCGCCGACGTAATGCAACCATATTTGCTTAGCGCATGTACTATACTTACCCTACTCATGTTTTTTATGATCGTGTACGTCCTCATCCCAATGCTCCCTAGTAAGCGCGTTTTCCACATTGGACTTGTTGCAATTACTCCAGTACTCGTCATTCTATTCTCAGCTAGCTCAATTTGGACCCACGTTGCTAGCACGTCTGCTAAGCGATTAATTCCACAGGCCAGTATGGACATTATTGCCATATCGAAGGGAAAAAAGGCCTCATCTATGACATGGCTGTCTTGCATACTCATTATATTAAATTGCATAATACTTTGGGCTGTATATATTAAAGATAGAAGGAATGAGGACGATGAACCTCCTCAGAGGGCTGAGTACAATAAGTATTCTCGCAATGACTATGGGAGATATCCAAGCGACGGCTCTACGATCGAATCTAAGCGCTAAATGACAGTAAGTCACAAGAAGACATACTAGCAAGATTAATAAAGACTTTACGGAGGTCCAGTGACCCAATATTCATCCCATTATACGCATTTATTATAATTATATGATTTTATGCTATCGTTAAAAATTACTTAAGTCATGTTCGCGTTTGCAACTTCATAGATTTAGAAACTTTCTATTATTTACGTCCCCCTCAAAATAATAAACACAACACCAACGATTAACAAGTGAGCTGGTAGTATTGATAAGGACGAAATGGGAAGTGAGGTTCCTGGAAAGTTATTTTATGTGCGCTCGTTTATTATTCGCGGTGCTGCACTATTACGGCAGTTAGTTGTGTTAGTTTTTTCTGCAACGCTTACTCCCCTGATATATTTGTTCGATATATTGGATCAAAAGCACAGAATTAGAGATGATTGGTACATTATAAAGTATTTTCTATGTCAGGTGTTAATTTATCTATGGCAATTAACTAATGGCAAGTTCCAAAATTGGTACCTATTTGAGAAGCAGGCATTTAAATATGGTCAATACCCGTGCATTAGTTATACGAGGCCCTTGGCAACGAAAGGTGAGTTTAAAGTGGAAATGTATACATACAGGGAGACATATGACATAGTTTTAAAACTCTCTAATGTACTTTTTAATGATTATGGTGTACGGCCAGGGGATCACATTGCATTGGATTATACAAATAAGCCTATGTTTATTTTTCTATGGCTTGCCTTATGGAATTTGGGAGCTACTCCAGCTTTCATCAATTATAACCAGCTAGGACAACCATTGGTTCACTCTATTAAGATTACAAATGTCAAGCAGGTTTTCATTGATCCTCAGGCCAGTGGTCCAATAAAGAAGACTGAAGATGATATTAAGAAGGAGGTTCCAGAGATTCAGTTGCATTACATAGACGAAGACAGTTTACTAAAATTAATAACAAGTGAGAAGACTCCTACTTTACGAATGGAAAACAAATTGAGATCGCCAACCGGGTTGAGCGACTTTGACGCAGCAATGCTAATTTATACATCTGGCACGACTGGCTTACCTAAATCTGCGATCATTTCATGGAGAAAGGCTTCTATAGGATGTACATTGTTCGGCCATATAATGAGAATTAAACCAAACAGTGTGGTACTCACAGCGATGCCATTATATCATTCAACAGCTGCACTCCTTGGTGCATGTGCCGCGATATCTCAAGGTGGGTGTGTTGCCATTTCGAACAAATTTTCTGTGAGCACATTCTGGAAGGAAGCTTATTTAACAAAGACCACGCATATACAGTATGTTGGGGAAGTTTGCAGATATTTATTGAATTCCCCTAAGTCTGAATATGAAGATAAACACCGCGTTAAAGTTGCATATGGTAACGGATTACGCCCTGGGATATGGATGGAGTTTAAGCGCAGGTTCAATATTGATGTGATAGGGGAGTTTTATGCTTCTACAGAAGCACCTTTTGCAACAACTTCATTCCAGCGTGGCGATTTCGGTGTTGGAGCTTGCAGGAACTATGGTACTATTATAAATTGGTTTTTGGCGTGTGAACAAACTTTAGTTAAGATGGATGCCGAAGATGATTCCGTTGTATATAGGGATCCAAATGGTTTATGTAAAATGGCTGATGTTGACCAACCTGGTGAATTATTGATGAGGATATTTATGTCTAAAAAGCCAGAAACCTCGTTCCAAGGCTATCTAGGTAACAAGAAAGCTACTGAGTCTAAGGTTTTGCGCAATGTTTTCCGCAAGGGCGATGCATGGTATAGGTCTGGGGACCTTTTGAAAGCGGACAAAGACGGATTATGGTATTTTGTTGATAGATTAGGAGACTCATTTAGATGGAAGTCCGAAAATGTGTCCGCTACAGAAGTTGAAAATCAAATCCTAAAGTTTAGCAAGGACGTGTTTGAATGTGTTATTGTTTTGGGTATGAAAATACCGCAGCATGAGGGAAAAGCAGGTTTCGCAGTTATTCAGTTAAAGGATGACTTTCAATCCATCAATCGCGTAGAATTGCTTAATGAGCTATTAGAGCACTTGAACAACGCGCTACCAAAGTACGCTTTGCCAATATTTGTGAAGTTTGTCCCCCATATTGAGACTACTCACAACCACAAGCTTCCTAAGAAAGAGTATAAGAACCAGAAATTCCCGTCTGGGGAATCAGGGGATGAGACCATATATTGGTTAAAAGAGTACAAAGAATATAAGGTTTTGGAGCAGAGCGACTGGGATCTAA
This window of the Eremothecium sinecaudum strain ATCC 58844 chromosome VII, complete sequence genome carries:
- the PSF1 gene encoding DNA replication protein PSF1 (Syntenic homolog of Ashbya gossypii AAR188W; Syntenic homolog of Saccharomyces cerevisiae YDR013W (PSF1)) produces the protein MYGDLGNKLIREAKRTQQLMSSSSPAQLPMYQEEMVRSILKEVAHLQRNAEYLKEQTESGKLFKCQYFVTMLCIERNKRCLLAYEKTRSDILDSIVWDNNGMEMLSSMGSTNHSSSNLSHPEQEYIMEYSQLISDMKTGDLVDIDLSGSLSPPSDVFIDVRVLKDAGEIQTEYGVFNLIKDSQFFVRQTDVERLIQQGYLQKL
- the RAD61 gene encoding Rad61p (Syntenic homolog of Ashbya gossypii AAR187C; Syntenic homolog of Saccharomyces cerevisiae YDR014W (RAD61)), which codes for MPKRVYGKFRKLSNVLNTVSDHDIKDDSWFSDDDENTDRLISDDTTKVNVTPELDLQGSEPGFSEAKSGSTKLVCDDVVWEFLEKPSPVRKRPRRIATVENDDSSDTLMNQGYKKALNTVRDILGSIKPSQGLVLDMEALRGDVDEQEEDTGCVKYGRTRTILVKKHESSDDDEEGSGNGAVDEEGDKDDPESGNMVSQHFNQLKAMGGNLKYQNDLDFILHGDASITPGKRRTEMLRLCLDITANDKLRQHIIKYYHYDVWKWCIRVLDPKDLVTSFLQCFIMDKIPLPTNDKTWSMVSISEFILQLVTDALTTPKIKGSRLVKHNYKDFLGAIECDTPSQFAIHIWDKYIPPMTDDPKVIPLLLHRLGDRDPKTISPLLSLLERHLPAIESTQDAFEGNYSKLFQLLIPLWPDWRQNEYYVKCFIKLTNSSHLLAKVENKSMLLQQSICYINERQSTLWTHTDPSCIDIVILHLGLCLNLIVEITSIITDTELQSMKSIFKEISQRIADGQMSFMANLFLLIFAYSVHKKDLELNATEHKYLISKLKAFSMDVNSYNESIFERTNYILEQLQLTETIK
- the PDX3 gene encoding pyridoxamine-phosphate oxidase PDX3 (Syntenic homolog of Ashbya gossypii AAR186W; Syntenic homolog of Saccharomyces cerevisiae YBR035C (PDX3)); translation: MTSNNPIIFAPETFQYDKFALHMEDISKDPLEQFTKWFEEAKNDPEESMPEAVNFATAELPSGRVSSRVVLFKELDSRGFIVFSNWSTSKKARDINSNPNAAITFFWKSLQRQVRIEGFTEYVTRDVSEHYFKTRVRGSKIGAWSSPQSQRIENRAELDSRVNENEKRFQGVEDIPCPEYWGGLRVIPLEIEFWQGRPCRLHDRIVFKRNSESETWEIFRRAP
- the DAD1 gene encoding Dad1p (Syntenic homolog of Ashbya gossypii AAR185W; Syntenic homolog of Saccharomyces cerevisiae YDR016C (DAD1)) gives rise to the protein MQKERANLNFVRMPKDAPGTDVSASDKYFVEQRELLIREINETMDSILNNLNGLNISLENSIAVGKEMESVSELWKVFYDGLVTGSAPNGTDALNSSLQDIDVNTTQEAVEEGIDNGEKQST